Proteins encoded by one window of Chryseobacterium aquaeductus:
- a CDS encoding thymidine kinase, which translates to MFLENTINHSKQSGWMEVICGSMFSGKTEELIRRLRRAEMAGQNVEIFKPKTDTRYSDEDVVSHNKNKIRSTAVENPNEIILLGSNCDVVGIDEAQFFDESIVEIANQLANNGIRVVIAGLDMDFLGRPFGPMPNLMATAEYVTKVHAICKKTGNLANYSMRISQGNNLVELGETESYEAVSRRVFIDEVLLKKKNG; encoded by the coding sequence ATGTTTTTAGAAAATACAATTAATCATTCCAAACAAAGCGGTTGGATGGAAGTTATTTGTGGCTCTATGTTTTCCGGAAAAACCGAAGAGTTGATTCGGAGACTGAGAAGAGCTGAAATGGCGGGGCAAAATGTAGAAATTTTCAAACCCAAAACAGATACAAGATATTCTGATGAAGACGTCGTTTCTCACAATAAAAATAAAATCCGCAGCACAGCAGTAGAAAATCCTAATGAAATTATTCTTTTGGGATCAAATTGCGATGTGGTAGGAATAGATGAAGCCCAATTTTTTGACGAAAGCATTGTTGAAATAGCTAATCAATTGGCAAACAATGGAATACGGGTAGTAATTGCTGGCTTGGATATGGATTTTCTCGGACGACCTTTCGGACCGATGCCCAATTTGATGGCAACCGCAGAGTATGTGACCAAAGTACATGCAATCTGTAAAAAAACCGGAAATCTTGCCAATTACTCAATGAGGATTTCTCAGGGAAATAATCTTGTGGAATTGGGTGAAACGGAAAGCTACGAAGCAGTAAGTCGCAGGGTTTTTATTGACGAAGTGCTTTTGAAGAAGAAGAATGGTTAA
- a CDS encoding bifunctional UDP-N-acetylmuramoyl-tripeptide:D-alanyl-D-alanine ligase/alanine racemase, with product MNYTVQQIAEITKATIIGNKDLIIKNIAFDSRIIYSTKNTAFIAINTQKNSGEKFIESAVDRGITTIISEHQYPQFENITWIIVENSVKFLQKLAKYHFENSNIQSIGITGSNGKTILKEWLYQCLWNEFPTVKSPKSFNSQIGLPLSLLQINSTNQLGIFEVGISVPNEMNILENIFHPQIGLLTHIGSAHAANFQSEEHLIDEKIILFKNSDVIIYNGDNILVDSKVKEIYSSKKLISYGLKNANHVFIENNISKDENIIVKYFDEEIKFPAHQRDEATLTNALALITVLKELNISNEKIVDKINALKAVEMRLEAIEGIKSNIVINDSFNLDLDSLKTAMQFLNEYKKSKKSLVLTDIIGVNSNSKELYEEVSELVNEQNFDHLFLIGEEITQFKDLFKAKTFTFVSTQELIDNKSLTEIENQIILLKGARKFEIEKLKDLLELRKHDTVLEVNLNAILHNINYHKSLLKPTTKMMAMVKANAYGLGSYEISEFLQHHHIDYLGVAYADEGVELRKKGITTPIVVMNPEQHSYDAIIQYNLEPEIYSFRVLELFYESVQKSGYDKEYAIHIKLETGMHRLGFKEYELNQLSQSLEYKNLKVQSIFSHLSSSDVPDEREFTLKQLETFGKNSDHLIKNLGYQPLRHILNSSGITNYTDHQHDMVRIGIGMLGESSNAEIQKQLKSSVSFKTVISQISIVENGESVGYSRKYKTDHLTKIATVPVGYADGIPRLIGNQIGNVGINKCFAPIVGNICMDMMMIKVDDIPNVKEGDTVTIFNAKPSLKEFAGYCKTITYEVLTSISPRVKRIYIKD from the coding sequence ATGAATTATACAGTACAACAGATTGCAGAAATCACCAAGGCAACAATTATTGGAAATAAAGATCTAATAATCAAAAACATAGCTTTTGACAGTAGAATTATTTATTCTACCAAAAACACTGCTTTTATTGCAATTAATACTCAAAAAAATTCTGGTGAGAAATTTATAGAATCTGCTGTTGACAGAGGTATTACAACTATTATTTCCGAACATCAATATCCACAATTTGAAAATATAACGTGGATTATTGTCGAAAACTCTGTCAAATTTCTACAGAAATTAGCAAAATATCATTTTGAAAATTCTAATATTCAATCAATAGGAATTACCGGAAGTAATGGTAAAACGATTCTCAAAGAATGGCTTTATCAGTGCTTATGGAACGAATTTCCTACCGTAAAAAGTCCGAAAAGTTTTAATTCGCAAATCGGTCTTCCTCTCTCTTTGTTACAGATTAATTCTACAAATCAATTAGGAATTTTTGAAGTCGGAATTTCTGTGCCGAACGAAATGAATATCTTAGAAAATATTTTTCATCCACAAATTGGTTTACTGACTCATATTGGAAGTGCACACGCTGCCAATTTTCAATCTGAAGAACATCTTATTGATGAAAAAATAATTCTTTTTAAAAATTCTGATGTTATCATTTATAACGGCGACAATATATTGGTTGACAGTAAGGTAAAAGAAATCTATTCAAGTAAAAAATTAATATCATACGGACTCAAAAACGCCAATCATGTTTTCATTGAGAACAATATTTCGAAAGATGAAAATATTATCGTAAAGTATTTTGATGAAGAAATAAAATTCCCTGCACACCAACGAGACGAAGCAACGTTAACGAATGCTTTGGCGTTGATCACTGTCTTAAAGGAACTCAATATCAGCAACGAAAAAATAGTTGATAAAATAAACGCTTTGAAAGCCGTAGAAATGCGTCTGGAAGCGATTGAAGGAATTAAAAGTAACATCGTGATCAACGATTCTTTCAATCTGGATCTGGATTCTTTGAAAACCGCTATGCAATTTCTAAATGAATACAAAAAGTCTAAAAAATCATTGGTTTTAACGGATATTATTGGAGTAAATTCCAATTCTAAGGAATTGTATGAGGAAGTATCAGAACTGGTGAACGAACAGAATTTTGATCATCTTTTTCTAATAGGCGAAGAAATTACTCAATTTAAAGATTTATTTAAAGCTAAAACTTTTACTTTCGTTAGCACTCAGGAATTAATTGATAACAAATCTCTTACGGAAATTGAAAATCAAATTATTTTGTTGAAAGGTGCAAGAAAATTTGAGATTGAAAAACTGAAAGATCTGCTCGAACTCAGAAAGCATGATACTGTTTTGGAAGTGAATCTAAATGCGATACTTCATAACATCAATTATCATAAATCTTTGCTGAAACCTACTACCAAGATGATGGCAATGGTAAAAGCAAATGCTTATGGATTAGGAAGTTATGAAATTTCGGAGTTTTTGCAGCATCATCATATTGATTATCTCGGAGTTGCGTATGCCGATGAAGGTGTAGAACTTCGTAAAAAGGGAATTACCACTCCGATTGTTGTGATGAATCCCGAACAGCACAGTTATGATGCGATCATTCAATACAATCTGGAGCCGGAAATTTACAGTTTCAGAGTTTTAGAATTGTTTTATGAATCGGTACAAAAATCAGGTTATGATAAAGAATATGCCATTCATATAAAACTTGAAACCGGAATGCATCGTCTTGGTTTTAAGGAATATGAATTGAATCAATTAAGCCAAAGTTTAGAATATAAAAACTTGAAGGTTCAGAGTATTTTCAGTCATTTGTCTTCATCTGACGTTCCGGATGAACGAGAATTTACTTTAAAGCAACTTGAAACGTTTGGTAAAAACTCAGATCATTTAATTAAAAATTTGGGTTATCAACCACTAAGACATATATTAAATTCATCAGGAATTACGAATTATACTGATCATCAACATGATATGGTGAGAATTGGCATAGGAATGCTGGGAGAATCTTCAAATGCTGAGATTCAGAAGCAACTGAAATCCAGCGTAAGTTTTAAAACAGTAATTTCTCAAATTTCTATTGTAGAAAACGGAGAATCAGTAGGTTACAGTAGAAAATATAAGACTGATCACTTAACAAAAATTGCAACAGTTCCGGTAGGTTACGCAGACGGAATCCCCAGATTAATTGGGAACCAAATAGGTAATGTAGGTATCAATAAATGTTTTGCGCCTATCGTAGGAAATATTTGTATGGATATGATGATGATCAAAGTAGATGATATTCCCAATGTAAAAGAAGGCGATACTGTAACGATTTTTAATGCTAAACCAAGCCTTAAAGAATTTGCAGGATATTGCAAGACAATTACTTATGAAGTATTAACCTCAATTTCTCCTCGGGTTAAACGGATTTACATAAAAGATTAA
- a CDS encoding patatin-like phospholipase family protein produces the protein MKKLLILFFAFQLLLIQSQIKKGLVIPKNPKIGLSLAGGGAKGFAHVGVLKVLDSLGIKVDYIAGTSMGSIVGGLYAAGYTGKDIEKIVMDTDFFSLIRDPKSRTESTFFNKSVDKYLLSIPLKDGKINLPSSISSGQKNVYLLKELFKNVSTIEDFSKLPIPFLCVATNLESGNMQIFEKGDLVQSIMASSAFPSLMDPVKIGDSIYIDGAMTVNYPSKPLKDKGIDIVIGVDLNQDLSKREDLSNIIAILNQVIDFGIQKDTKRQYKFTDINIKPNLKGMTATSYDDKKKILDSGFVEGLKYTGILYELPKRSFERLRQPVNPIFSNVYKIDSIQLIGGRIYGKNYVLGKMGVRLPSMQTYGSINRGIDKLVATNNYSFINYDIVTENNINSLKLYVTEDNARHFLKFGLHYDEIFKTGLLLNYSAKRLLFKNSNLSLDVIVGDKPRYYLNYFIDNGYIPGFGIYSSGMSFDLKGNNNINIDKWEWLRNEVYIQSIWKDKYAVGTGLSHDYFEAEMNGTNKRYSRFMNPYIFLKSDTQDDKDFPRRGFYLNAEGKVIDLLKSEVEKRVVQVKADIRVNIPISKQFSYHLNLYGGITIGDNLPQYYHYRLGGIFEQNVINFKTFNGFYFAQLNSNNVALISNDIQFKFYKNFFLRGNFSFANISNDISFEDAVKVNYSSIGFMAGYKSPFGQIKFNFSHSLRDNQKGIFSVILGHWF, from the coding sequence ATGAAAAAACTCTTAATTCTTTTTTTCGCATTCCAATTATTATTGATCCAATCACAGATAAAAAAAGGATTGGTAATACCGAAAAACCCAAAAATTGGGCTCTCACTAGCCGGTGGAGGTGCAAAAGGATTTGCGCATGTTGGCGTTTTGAAGGTTTTAGATTCATTGGGAATTAAGGTTGATTATATTGCCGGAACAAGTATGGGATCCATCGTCGGTGGTTTGTATGCCGCAGGATATACCGGAAAAGACATCGAAAAAATAGTGATGGATACAGATTTCTTTTCTTTAATCAGAGATCCAAAATCACGTACAGAAAGTACATTTTTTAATAAATCGGTAGACAAATATCTCTTATCAATACCTTTGAAAGATGGGAAAATCAATCTTCCCTCCTCTATCAGTTCCGGACAAAAAAATGTTTATTTATTAAAAGAATTGTTCAAAAATGTATCAACGATCGAAGATTTTTCCAAATTGCCCATCCCTTTTTTGTGTGTTGCCACCAATTTAGAAAGTGGTAATATGCAGATTTTTGAAAAAGGTGATCTTGTACAGTCCATCATGGCGAGTTCTGCGTTTCCATCGCTCATGGATCCTGTGAAAATTGGTGACAGTATTTATATTGATGGTGCGATGACTGTCAATTACCCGTCAAAACCATTAAAAGATAAAGGAATTGATATTGTAATTGGTGTAGATCTGAATCAGGATCTTTCAAAAAGAGAAGATTTGAGTAATATCATCGCCATTTTGAATCAGGTGATCGACTTTGGAATCCAGAAAGACACGAAACGGCAGTACAAATTTACAGATATTAATATCAAACCAAATCTGAAAGGGATGACTGCCACAAGTTACGACGACAAAAAGAAAATTCTTGATAGTGGTTTTGTGGAAGGTTTGAAATATACAGGCATTTTATATGAGCTCCCTAAACGCTCTTTTGAACGTCTCAGACAGCCCGTAAATCCAATTTTTTCTAATGTTTATAAGATAGATAGCATTCAGCTGATTGGTGGCAGAATATACGGTAAAAACTATGTTCTGGGGAAAATGGGTGTAAGACTTCCCTCTATGCAGACTTATGGAAGCATTAATCGCGGAATTGATAAATTAGTTGCTACAAACAACTATAGTTTTATTAATTATGACATAGTAACAGAAAACAATATCAATTCACTTAAATTATATGTTACAGAAGATAATGCACGACATTTTTTGAAATTTGGATTGCATTACGATGAAATCTTCAAAACAGGATTGCTTCTTAATTACTCGGCAAAAAGATTATTATTTAAAAACTCAAATTTATCTCTTGATGTTATAGTTGGAGATAAACCGAGATATTATCTAAATTATTTTATTGATAATGGATACATTCCCGGCTTCGGAATTTACTCTTCCGGGATGAGTTTTGATCTGAAAGGAAATAACAACATCAATATTGACAAATGGGAATGGCTGAGAAATGAAGTTTACATTCAGTCTATCTGGAAAGATAAATATGCAGTCGGCACCGGACTTAGCCACGATTATTTTGAAGCTGAAATGAATGGCACAAATAAAAGATACAGCCGTTTTATGAATCCTTATATTTTCCTGAAAAGTGATACCCAGGACGACAAAGATTTTCCGCGCAGAGGATTTTATTTAAATGCTGAAGGAAAAGTAATCGATTTGCTGAAGTCTGAAGTTGAAAAAAGAGTGGTTCAGGTAAAGGCAGATATACGTGTTAATATTCCTATATCAAAACAATTCAGCTATCATCTTAATCTGTACGGCGGAATAACTATTGGCGACAATCTACCGCAATATTACCATTATAGATTGGGAGGAATATTTGAGCAGAATGTTATAAATTTTAAAACTTTCAACGGATTTTATTTTGCACAGCTCAACAGCAATAATGTGGCTTTGATTTCAAACGATATTCAATTTAAATTTTATAAAAACTTTTTCCTGCGCGGTAATTTTTCTTTTGCAAATATTTCAAATGATATAAGTTTTGAGGATGCAGTGAAAGTAAATTATAGCTCAATAGGATTTATGGCAGGTTATAAATCTCCCTTCGGGCAGATCAAATTCAACTTCAGCCATTCCCTTAGAGATAATCAAAAAGGTATATTCAGTGTGATTTTAGGACACTGGTTTTAA
- the ybeY gene encoding rRNA maturation RNase YbeY, whose amino-acid sequence MIQFFYENIAESVSTDYSKWLEDIILSEQKKLGDINYIFCDDEYLLKINQDYLQHDYYTDIITFDSVKGKTINGEIFVSLQRISDNASTLLKNYEEELRRVLAHGILHLCGYKDKSEEEEQEMRRKEDFYISRYN is encoded by the coding sequence ATGATACAGTTCTTTTACGAAAACATAGCAGAATCTGTAAGTACAGATTACTCAAAATGGCTGGAAGATATTATTCTTTCAGAGCAAAAAAAATTGGGAGACATCAATTACATATTCTGTGATGACGAATATTTGTTAAAAATCAACCAGGATTATCTTCAGCATGATTATTACACAGACATCATCACATTCGACTCGGTAAAGGGTAAAACAATAAATGGAGAGATTTTCGTATCTTTGCAGCGCATTTCAGATAACGCTTCTACCTTATTAAAAAACTATGAAGAAGAATTACGTAGAGTTTTGGCTCACGGTATTCTACATCTTTGCGGTTATAAAGATAAATCTGAAGAAGAGGAACAGGAGATGCGCAGAAAAGAAGATTTTTATATTTCAAGATATAATTAA
- the mnmG gene encoding tRNA uridine-5-carboxymethylaminomethyl(34) synthesis enzyme MnmG: protein MISEIYDVIVVGAGHAGCEAAAAAANLGSKTLLVTMNMQTIGQMSCNPAMGGIAKGQIVREIDAMGGYSGIIADKSAIQFKMLNLSKGPAMWSPRTQNDRMLFAEEWRYALENTPNLDFFQDMVKSLIIENNKAVGVVTSLGIEIRSKAVVLTNGTFLNGLIHVGDKQLGGGRMGEPRAFGITEQLVSIGFESGRMKTGTPPRVDGRSLDYSKMEEQKGDENPQKFSYLDTPKLTKQLSCHIVYTNETVHEVLREGFDRSPMFNGTIQSLGPRYCPSIEDKINRFAERTRHQLFVEPEGWRTVEIYVNGFSSSLPEDVQIKAMKHIPGFENVKVFRPGYAIEYDYFPPTQLKHTLETKLVDNLYFAGQINGTTGYEEAAGQGLMAGINAHNKVHEKDEFILNRDEAYIGVLIDDLITKGTEEPYRMFTSRAEYRLLLRQDNADIRLTEKAYHLGLAKEERLKKVEEKITKSQELESFLRETSLKPGIINPILESIESNPVDQAYRASQFLTRPNITLDKLDQIDSIKEFTAKYSEEVREQAEVNIKYKGYIEKEKENVAKLNRLENVKIPVDFDYIKITSLSSEAKQKMTKVRPKTLAQAGRISGVSPADINVLMVYLGR from the coding sequence ATGATTTCAGAAATATATGATGTAATTGTAGTAGGTGCAGGTCACGCAGGTTGTGAAGCTGCTGCTGCTGCTGCCAATTTAGGATCTAAGACTTTATTGGTTACTATGAATATGCAGACCATTGGACAGATGAGCTGCAACCCGGCAATGGGAGGAATTGCCAAAGGACAAATCGTAAGAGAAATAGACGCAATGGGAGGATATTCCGGAATTATTGCTGACAAATCTGCGATACAATTTAAAATGCTGAACCTTTCAAAAGGTCCCGCAATGTGGTCTCCAAGAACGCAAAATGACAGAATGCTATTTGCTGAAGAGTGGAGATATGCATTAGAAAATACTCCAAATCTTGACTTTTTTCAAGATATGGTAAAGAGCTTAATTATAGAAAATAATAAAGCAGTAGGAGTTGTAACTTCTTTAGGAATCGAAATCAGATCAAAAGCTGTAGTTCTTACAAACGGAACATTTCTTAACGGATTAATTCATGTTGGCGATAAACAGTTAGGAGGTGGCAGAATGGGTGAGCCAAGAGCTTTTGGTATTACCGAGCAATTGGTATCTATAGGCTTTGAATCTGGAAGAATGAAGACTGGTACTCCACCGAGAGTAGATGGTAGAAGTCTGGATTATTCTAAAATGGAAGAACAGAAAGGCGATGAAAATCCTCAAAAATTCAGCTATTTAGATACTCCGAAATTAACCAAACAATTAAGTTGCCACATTGTTTATACAAACGAAACAGTACATGAAGTTTTACGTGAAGGTTTCGACAGAAGCCCAATGTTTAACGGTACTATCCAAAGTTTAGGTCCAAGATACTGCCCAAGTATTGAAGATAAAATAAATCGTTTCGCAGAGCGTACAAGACATCAGCTTTTCGTAGAACCAGAAGGTTGGAGAACAGTTGAAATCTACGTAAATGGCTTTAGTTCTTCTTTACCTGAAGATGTTCAGATTAAGGCAATGAAACATATTCCCGGATTTGAAAACGTAAAAGTATTCAGACCAGGCTATGCTATTGAATATGACTACTTCCCTCCTACTCAGCTAAAACATACTTTAGAAACAAAACTGGTAGATAATTTATATTTTGCAGGTCAGATTAATGGTACAACAGGATATGAAGAAGCGGCTGGACAAGGCTTAATGGCGGGTATAAATGCTCACAATAAAGTACATGAGAAGGATGAATTCATCTTGAATAGAGATGAAGCTTATATTGGCGTTCTAATCGATGATTTGATTACCAAAGGTACTGAAGAACCATATAGAATGTTTACTTCCAGAGCCGAATACAGGCTGCTTCTGAGACAAGATAATGCAGACATTCGTTTGACTGAAAAAGCATACCATTTAGGTTTAGCAAAGGAAGAGAGATTAAAAAAAGTTGAAGAAAAAATAACTAAAAGTCAGGAACTTGAAAGCTTTCTTCGAGAAACTTCTTTAAAGCCCGGAATTATTAATCCTATTTTAGAAAGCATTGAAAGTAATCCTGTTGATCAGGCATACCGTGCTTCTCAGTTTCTTACAAGACCAAATATTACTTTAGATAAATTGGATCAGATAGATTCTATTAAAGAATTTACTGCAAAATACAGTGAAGAAGTGAGAGAACAGGCCGAAGTCAATATCAAATATAAAGGCTATATAGAAAAGGAAAAAGAAAACGTTGCGAAGTTGAACAGACTTGAAAATGTAAAAATCCCTGTAGATTTTGATTATATTAAAATTACAAGCCTTTCGTCAGAAGCCAAACAAAAAATGACCAAAGTAAGACCTAAAACTTTGGCACAGGCCGGGAGAATCAGTGGCGTTTCTCCTGCAGATATCAACGTTTTAATGGTGTATTTAGGAAGGTAA
- a CDS encoding class I SAM-dependent methyltransferase: protein MKIKDHFLSQEIFEIHETETQGVFKTAPIPTNISKYYESEDYISHHQDSGSLKEKLYKFLQSFNLQYKKTILIDRIKKNSKVLDYGCGAGEFVKFIENDFETYGFEPDPDAKTAATKKVSKAKIVDNINFIENDSLEAITLWHVFEHIENQSEMLSIFHSKLREKGLLIIAVPNPTSYDAKHYKEFWAAYDVPRHIYHFSKNGMENLISKNQNWKMRKIKPLVLDSYYISMLSEKYKKSPLFWLKAVVHGTISNVKALFSNEFSSLIYIIEKK from the coding sequence ATGAAAATTAAAGATCATTTTCTTTCTCAAGAAATATTCGAAATACATGAAACCGAAACCCAAGGGGTTTTCAAAACTGCTCCTATTCCAACCAATATTTCTAAATATTACGAAAGTGAAGACTACATTTCTCATCATCAGGACTCAGGAAGTTTAAAAGAAAAACTCTATAAATTTCTTCAATCTTTCAATCTTCAGTACAAGAAAACTATTCTCATTGACAGAATAAAAAAGAATTCTAAAGTACTAGATTACGGATGCGGTGCAGGAGAATTTGTGAAATTTATTGAAAATGATTTTGAAACGTATGGTTTCGAACCAGATCCAGATGCTAAAACTGCAGCTACAAAAAAGGTCTCAAAAGCAAAAATAGTTGACAATATTAATTTCATTGAAAACGATAGTTTAGAAGCAATTACTCTTTGGCATGTTTTCGAACACATCGAAAATCAAAGTGAAATGCTTTCTATTTTTCATTCAAAACTAAGAGAAAAAGGTTTATTGATTATTGCTGTTCCTAACCCTACTTCTTATGATGCAAAACATTATAAAGAATTTTGGGCAGCTTATGATGTACCCAGACACATCTATCATTTTTCTAAAAACGGAATGGAAAATCTTATCTCAAAAAATCAAAACTGGAAAATGAGAAAAATAAAACCTTTGGTTCTAGATTCATATTACATCTCGATGCTGAGCGAAAAATATAAAAAATCACCCCTGTTTTGGCTAAAAGCTGTAGTTCACGGAACGATTTCTAACGTAAAAGCACTTTTTTCCAACGAATTTTCGAGTTTGATATACATTATCGAAAAAAAATAG
- a CDS encoding phosphoglycerate kinase has protein sequence MKTISDFNFKDKKALVRVDFNVPQDDQFKVTDNTRISAVKPTIEKILKDGGSVILMTHLGRPKGEVKEEFSLKNILDEVTTVLGHKVKFVEESIGEKAEKAASELQPGEILLLENLRFHNEEEKGDEAFAEKLSKLGDAYVNDAFGTAHRAHASTAVIAQYFPSTKFFGLLMEDELKAIDKVLKSGEKPVTAILGGSKVSTKITIIENILPAVDNLIIGGGMAFTFVKALGGKIGNSLVEEDKLPLALEILGKAKEHNVKVYLPSDTVIAESFNNDAERKEVDIYEIPEEWMGLDAGPKSRELFNDVLLNSRTILWNGPIGVFEMSNFAAGTVALGDSIAEATKMGAFSLVGGGDSVAFVKQFDYADKVSYVSTGGGAMLESLEGLELPGIAAINK, from the coding sequence ATGAAAACAATCAGTGATTTTAATTTCAAAGATAAAAAGGCGTTAGTGAGAGTTGATTTTAATGTTCCTCAGGATGATCAGTTTAAAGTGACAGATAACACAAGAATTTCTGCAGTAAAACCAACCATAGAAAAAATTCTGAAAGATGGTGGTTCTGTAATTTTGATGACTCACCTTGGAAGACCTAAAGGCGAAGTGAAGGAGGAATTTTCTTTAAAAAATATCCTTGATGAAGTTACAACTGTTTTAGGACACAAAGTAAAATTTGTGGAAGAATCAATAGGAGAGAAGGCTGAGAAAGCTGCTTCTGAACTTCAACCCGGAGAGATCTTATTGCTGGAAAATCTACGTTTTCACAATGAAGAAGAAAAAGGAGATGAAGCATTTGCAGAAAAACTTTCAAAATTGGGAGATGCTTATGTAAACGACGCATTCGGTACTGCACATAGAGCTCATGCTTCTACAGCAGTAATCGCTCAATACTTTCCTTCGACTAAATTTTTCGGTTTACTAATGGAAGATGAATTAAAAGCTATTGATAAAGTTCTGAAAAGCGGAGAAAAGCCTGTGACAGCTATCTTAGGTGGCTCAAAAGTTTCAACTAAAATTACCATTATAGAAAATATTTTACCTGCTGTTGATAATTTAATCATTGGTGGCGGTATGGCATTCACATTCGTTAAAGCACTTGGAGGTAAGATAGGAAATTCTTTAGTAGAGGAAGATAAATTGCCTTTAGCGCTAGAAATTCTAGGTAAAGCAAAAGAACATAACGTAAAAGTATATCTGCCATCAGATACTGTGATTGCTGAAAGCTTCAATAATGATGCAGAAAGAAAAGAAGTTGATATTTATGAAATTCCTGAAGAATGGATGGGATTAGATGCCGGACCAAAATCTCGTGAACTTTTTAATGATGTACTTTTAAACTCTAGAACAATTCTTTGGAATGGACCAATTGGAGTTTTCGAAATGTCAAATTTTGCAGCAGGAACTGTTGCTTTGGGTGATAGTATTGCTGAAGCAACAAAAATGGGAGCATTCTCGCTTGTTGGAGGAGGAGACAGTGTGGCTTTTGTAAAGCAATTTGATTATGCCGATAAAGTAAGTTATGTTTCTACCGGAGGGGGAGCGATGTTAGAAAGCCTGGAAGGTTTAGAACTTCCGGGAATTGCTGCAATCAATAAATAA